CGAGAGCTACCGCATCCACGAGCGCATCCGCGCGCTCAACGACCTGGGCTTCTCGGTGGGCGAGGTGGACCTGGTGGCCAGCGGCGACGGCAGCCAGCTGCGCATGCGCACCATCGTCACGGATCGCGAGTACCACCGCCACCAGTTGCACAACCTCACGGGCCTGGTGGCCGAGGAGCGCCAGGCGGCGATGCTCCTCAACGAGGTGCGTGAGCTGAAGGCCACGCTCACGCGCGAGCTCAACCGCAGCGTGCCCCTGAGCGTGGCGGCGTTCCGCTGGCTCGACGAGCGCTTCCGTCCCACTCTCAACAAGTTCCAGAAGGACCTGGGCCCGGCGGCGGACGAGGCCGAGCTGTACTGCCAGGTGCTCGAGCACAAGTGGTTCCTGTCGGAGAAGGCCAAACGGGACGTGGGCCTGGATGCCGCCATCAAGGCGTACGTGGCGCTGCGCCGCGAGCAGCCCGCCCCCGCGCTCCTGCGCTCGGAGAGCGCCCCCCTGCTCGTGGAGTCCACCGCGCTGCGGATTCCGTCCGCGTAGCGCGCGTCCGGGCGGCGGCTCAGCCGGGTCCGCCTCCCCGCTCGAGCCGCTCCACGTCCGCCTCGGTGTCCACGTCCAGGCCGCCGCCCTCGAGCGTCACCGGCTCCACCCGGCGTCCCCGGAACACGGCGCGCGCTCCCTGGTCCCCCCTGAGCGCGAGCAGCTCCGGGAGCAGGGCCGGGGAGAACAGGGCGGGCACCCCCACGACGCCCTCGTAGGCCGACGCGACGATGGGCGCCCCCGTGTCGCGCCAGGTGTGGGCCAGGGCGCGCAGGTGCTCGGCCGTGAGCAACGGCTGGTCGCACGTGAGCACCAGCACCGCCGTGTCGACGCCCGTCAGCCCCTGGCGGATGGAGCTGGCGATTCCCTCCTCGGCGCGCGGGTTGTGGACGCAGGTGACGGGCAGGGAGGCCACGGCCCGGGAGACGTCCTCCGCGCGCGCCCCCGTCACCACCCGCACCGGGCCCAGCCCCGACTCCACCGCGAGCCTCGCCGCCCGGTGCACGAGCGTCTCTCCCCGCCACTCGACGAGCTGCTTGGGCCGGCCGAGCCGCGAGGAGGCCCCCGCCGCGAGCACCACCACCGTCACCGCTTCCATGCGCGCACCCTTCCTCCTCCCGGAGCGGGGGGACTTCCCTCGGAGTGGAGCCTGAATGAGATTGGCGTCGAAAACACCGGGGAGCTAGGTATGACCCCCCCGTATTTCATGCCACGGCCCGGCGTGTGCGACACTGTCCGCCCTGCTGGACGGGAGCTTCGAGGAGGTAGGTCGCCCCATGCGAGAGTTGAGCGAGGTCCTCACCGCGTACAGGGCGGCCCGGGCGAGTGGAGAGCCGCTGCTGCTCGCCACGCTGGTGCGGGTGGAGGGCTCGACGTACCGGAGGCCCGGCGCGCGGATGTTGATGACGGGCGAGCGTCAGCTCGCGGGCGGCATCAGCGGTGGGTGCCTCGAGTCCGACGTGCTGCGCAAGGCGCTCTGGCGCACCGAGCAGGGCGAGGCGGTCGTCATCCAGTACGACTCGCGCGCGGATGACGAGTTCGCCTTCACCATGGGCCTGGGCTGCAACGGGCTCGTCGAGCTGCTCCTGGAGCGGTTGGATGGCTCCCGGCCCCACGTGCTGGACTTCCTGGAGCGCAGCCAGGCCGAGCGGGTGACGGCGGCGATCGCCACCGTGGTCGTCTCCGGCACGGGGCGCGAGCGGGTGGGGGCGCGGGTGATGCGCGACGCGCTCGGGCGTACGGACTCGAGCGTCCAGGACGAGGCCCTGCGCGCGCTGTTGCTGGAGGACCTGGCGCAGGCGCTCGCGAGCGGCCGCTCGGGCTACCAGCGCCGGGAGACGGACACGTGCGTGGTGGAGGTGGCCATCGAGGTGGTGCCTCCGCCGGTGCCGCTGGTGCTCTTCGGCACGGGCTTCGACGTGCACCCGGTGGTGGAGCTGGCCAAGAACATCGGCTGGCACGTGACGGTGGTGGGCACGCGGCCCTCGGGCAACCTGAAGACGCGCTTTCCCCGGGCGGACGCATGGGTGGGCGCCCGCGCCGGCATGACGCTGGACTCGCTGAACCTGGACGCGCGCACGCTCGCGGTGCTCATGACGCACAACTTCACCGAGGACGAGGAGTTGCTCTCGCGGCTGCTGCCCTCGCCCGTGCGCTACATCGGCGTGCTGGGTCCCCGGCGCCGCCTGGAGCGGCTGCTCACGACGCTGGAGGGGCAGGGCGTGCGGCCGACGGCCGCGCAGCTCGCGCGGTTGTACGGGCCGGTGGGGCTGGACATCGGGGCGGAGGGGGCGGACGAGATCGCCCTGTCGATCGTCTCGGAGCTGCAGTCCTTCGTCGCCGGACGCGAGGGCGGGGCGCTGCGCCAGCGCACGGTGCCCATCCATCCGGACCCGGAGCCCTTCGTCGCGCGGCCCCTGCCACGCGCCGCGGAGAACATCGTCCAGGCCACCTGCGCCCTGGAGTCCTGATGCATCCACCGAGGGGTGCCTGACCCTCCAGGTCATTCCGGAGGACGTCACATTAAAAGTAGGGTGGACCCGTCCTGGCGAGTCATGTCGCCAGATGGAGGTCACCCCATGTTCGGTTTCATCCCGTCCCGGCACCGGCGCGTCCCGCCCGGCACGGGGCAGCTGCTCTTCCGCGAGGAAGGCGTCGAGTACGAGCAGATCAAGTGCGTGGGGGCGAGCCCCTACGGAGAACTCATCTTCCTGGCCTGGCGGCACGCCGCGCGCCACGGCTCCACCCCGGTGGTGGTGAAGAGCCTGGGCGGCCTGCAGCCCTGGAAGTCGCGCCGGCGCCTGGAGGAGGAAGCGCGGCTCCTGTCGGGGCTCGTGCATCCGGGGATCGCCCGCGTCCACGGCTACCACTCGCGTGGGACCCAGCACTTCACGGTGTCGGAGTTCATCGAGGGCCACTCCCTGACCAAACTGCTCGGCTACGCGGCGCTGCGGGGCAGGCCCCTGAGCGAGGAGTTCGCCCTGTATGTCTGCGCCCAGGTGGCCGGGGCCCTCCACGCCGCGCATTCCAGGCGGGGTGGGGACTTCCCACCCTGGGGCCTGGTTCATCGGAACGTGAGCCCGGACAACATCCGGGTGGACCGCGACGGCCAGCCCAAGCTCACCCACTTCGATCTCGCCGGGTGTCCCCTGCCGGGGCGCGAGACGCTCACGGGGCTGTCGGATCCGCTCGGAGACCCCGACTACGCCGCGCCCGAGCGGCTGTGCTCGCGGCTGATGCGCACGAGGCCGGAGGCGCGGATGGACCTGTTCTCCCTGGGGCTCGTGCTGCTGGAACTGCTCACCCACCAGCACCTCTACTACGTGGCGCCCGTGGACCAGCGCGTGGCGCGGATCCTCCTGCTGCTCCGGCTCGCCGTCCACCCCATGTCGCGAGACGAGGCCCGGTCGGTGGATCAGCTGGCGATCCGGGCCGAGCTCTTCCGTCCCAGTGACGTGGAGTACGCCGCGCGGAACGTCTCGGAGCCGGTGAAGGCGGTTGTCCACACGTTGCTGCGCCAGGATCCCGGGGAGCGCTACGTGACGGCCGCCGAAGTGCAGGCGGAGCTGCTGCGCTGCCTGAAGGGCCGGAGCTTCTGGTACGGCGCCTGGCGGGCCGCGCGGGAGGTCCGGCAACTGGAGCGCGAGGTGGCCCGCCTGCCGCACGAGGCCCAGACCGTGGGCTCCTACAGTGTTCGCGGTGGAGACTCCGC
Above is a window of Cystobacter fuscus DNA encoding:
- a CDS encoding nucleotidyltransferase family protein; this encodes MEAVTVVVLAAGASSRLGRPKQLVEWRGETLVHRAARLAVESGLGPVRVVTGARAEDVSRAVASLPVTCVHNPRAEEGIASSIRQGLTGVDTAVLVLTCDQPLLTAEHLRALAHTWRDTGAPIVASAYEGVVGVPALFSPALLPELLALRGDQGARAVFRGRRVEPVTLEGGGLDVDTEADVERLERGGGPG
- a CDS encoding XdhC family protein, with amino-acid sequence MRELSEVLTAYRAARASGEPLLLATLVRVEGSTYRRPGARMLMTGERQLAGGISGGCLESDVLRKALWRTEQGEAVVIQYDSRADDEFAFTMGLGCNGLVELLLERLDGSRPHVLDFLERSQAERVTAAIATVVVSGTGRERVGARVMRDALGRTDSSVQDEALRALLLEDLAQALASGRSGYQRRETDTCVVEVAIEVVPPPVPLVLFGTGFDVHPVVELAKNIGWHVTVVGTRPSGNLKTRFPRADAWVGARAGMTLDSLNLDARTLAVLMTHNFTEDEELLSRLLPSPVRYIGVLGPRRRLERLLTTLEGQGVRPTAAQLARLYGPVGLDIGAEGADEIALSIVSELQSFVAGREGGALRQRTVPIHPDPEPFVARPLPRAAENIVQATCALES
- a CDS encoding serine/threonine protein kinase → MFGFIPSRHRRVPPGTGQLLFREEGVEYEQIKCVGASPYGELIFLAWRHAARHGSTPVVVKSLGGLQPWKSRRRLEEEARLLSGLVHPGIARVHGYHSRGTQHFTVSEFIEGHSLTKLLGYAALRGRPLSEEFALYVCAQVAGALHAAHSRRGGDFPPWGLVHRNVSPDNIRVDRDGQPKLTHFDLAGCPLPGRETLTGLSDPLGDPDYAAPERLCSRLMRTRPEARMDLFSLGLVLLELLTHQHLYYVAPVDQRVARILLLLRLAVHPMSRDEARSVDQLAIRAELFRPSDVEYAARNVSEPVKAVVHTLLRQDPGERYVTAAEVQAELLRCLKGRSFWYGAWRAAREVRQLEREVARLPHEAQTVGSYSVRGGDSARSTTTR